Proteins from a single region of Pseudomonas sp. BSw22131:
- a CDS encoding CatB-related O-acetyltransferase — MLGLKRLQWKRRIRNHGCKIGGGLKSLASQTELVLEENVLLGRVDIESKKLILGAHTYIRSGGQLSCVASIGRFCSISSDVVIGQSRNTHPTNWVSSHPFQYTDSQTHYVSQRSSTIVGHDVWIGRGAMLFDGVSVGTGAIIAAQSVVTQNVPAYAVVAGVPAKVVRFRHPPALITRLLKSRWWELEVTDLKRLPMDNPETFLDRLDQSACRPARYSKLFVTRTGCYANGDFTHVYPVREIRCAP; from the coding sequence TTGTTAGGTCTAAAGAGGCTGCAATGGAAACGCCGGATCAGAAATCACGGCTGCAAGATTGGCGGAGGTTTGAAGTCCCTTGCCTCCCAAACCGAGCTGGTCCTGGAGGAAAACGTCTTACTAGGCCGAGTGGACATCGAATCGAAAAAACTCATCCTCGGCGCTCATACATACATTCGCAGTGGCGGACAGCTGTCGTGCGTGGCCTCGATCGGACGGTTCTGCTCTATCAGCTCTGACGTGGTTATAGGACAAAGTCGAAACACACACCCTACCAACTGGGTGAGCAGTCACCCTTTTCAATACACTGATAGTCAAACTCACTACGTTAGCCAGCGCAGTAGCACAATCGTTGGACACGACGTTTGGATTGGACGCGGCGCCATGCTATTTGATGGGGTATCCGTCGGTACCGGCGCGATAATTGCCGCGCAGTCAGTGGTCACTCAGAATGTGCCGGCCTATGCAGTTGTTGCCGGCGTACCTGCAAAGGTGGTGCGTTTTCGACATCCGCCCGCGTTGATCACAAGGCTGTTGAAGAGCCGGTGGTGGGAGTTGGAAGTAACCGACTTGAAGCGACTTCCAATGGACAACCCAGAAACATTTCTTGATCGTCTCGACCAGTCCGCCTGCAGACCGGCCCGTTACTCCAAATTGTTTGTCACACGAACCGGGTGCTACGCCAACGGTGATTTCACGCATGTTTATCCGGTACGCGAAATTAGATGCGCCCCCTGA
- a CDS encoding Panacea domain-containing protein, producing MLNPKSIANYFLELAAASGESITPMKLQKLVYYAHGWYAGYTRTPLINETVEAWQYGPVIPSLYREFQRFGSGEIRAKATESDFYRVAEVPIPADPDIRAFLSNVWNSYSRYTGIALSEMTHAPGTPWDMTWSEHPGLRGMDIPFQRIAQWFGEAAAKTQQQAIIS from the coding sequence GTGCTAAACCCAAAGTCTATCGCCAACTATTTTCTCGAGCTCGCCGCAGCTAGCGGCGAATCGATCACACCTATGAAATTGCAGAAATTGGTGTACTACGCTCATGGTTGGTACGCCGGCTATACGCGAACGCCACTCATCAATGAAACTGTCGAAGCCTGGCAGTACGGCCCAGTGATTCCTTCACTGTATCGTGAATTCCAACGGTTTGGATCCGGCGAAATCAGGGCGAAAGCTACTGAATCTGATTTCTACCGCGTGGCTGAAGTACCTATCCCAGCCGATCCAGACATCCGGGCCTTTTTGAGCAATGTCTGGAACAGCTACAGCAGGTATACGGGCATTGCCTTGTCCGAAATGACGCATGCACCAGGAACGCCTTGGGATATGACTTGGAGCGAGCATCCTGGATTGCGAGGGATGGACATTCCCTTCCAACGGATTGCGCAGTGGTTTGGTGAAGCTGCTGCCAAGACGCAGCAGCAGGCGATCATTAGTTGA
- a CDS encoding methyltransferase has protein sequence MNTDPILRTHDLRARFEALDRYLLDHQTLWRPKPFTHLQLPWESLHPELAAWLRSRTLDEAEAAHNHPERLDAPAPFVQIARQSSALSALGNLPVTDLPSVSSRMAVDVPGRKWQQIEAFASALVFKQTPEHWLDWCAGKGHLGRRLAYNGQTLTCLEFNPQLVEAGRTLSARLHICAEHIEQDVMAPDASSQLRARHTPVALHACGDLHVQLMRLASDADCQQMAIAPCCYNRITADSYQAMSTQGQASALRLSIDDLGLPLSETVTAGARVRRQRDVSMARRLAFDVLQRELRGTDQYLPTPSLPVAWLEKPFAEYIQDLAAMKDVALTGERNWQSLEALGWQRLAAVRNLELVRNLFRRPLELWLVLDRALYLCERGYNVRIGTFCDSPTTPRNVMILAERI, from the coding sequence ATGAACACTGATCCGATCCTGCGAACCCACGACCTGCGCGCCCGCTTCGAGGCGCTGGATCGCTATTTGCTCGATCATCAAACCCTGTGGCGCCCCAAACCGTTTACCCATCTGCAACTGCCTTGGGAGTCGCTGCACCCCGAACTTGCCGCGTGGCTACGCAGCCGGACACTCGACGAAGCGGAAGCTGCGCACAATCACCCTGAGCGGCTCGACGCTCCAGCCCCGTTTGTACAGATAGCCAGGCAATCCTCGGCCCTGAGCGCGCTCGGCAACTTGCCGGTTACTGACCTGCCGAGCGTTTCATCGCGCATGGCGGTGGACGTGCCAGGACGCAAGTGGCAACAAATCGAAGCCTTTGCCAGCGCGCTGGTGTTCAAGCAAACGCCTGAGCACTGGCTCGACTGGTGCGCCGGCAAAGGCCATCTCGGCCGCCGGCTGGCATACAACGGCCAAACCCTGACGTGCCTTGAGTTCAACCCTCAACTGGTCGAAGCCGGGCGCACACTCAGCGCACGCCTGCACATCTGCGCCGAGCACATCGAACAAGACGTCATGGCCCCCGATGCGTCCTCGCAACTACGCGCCCGCCACACACCGGTTGCCTTGCACGCCTGCGGCGATTTGCATGTCCAGCTCATGCGGTTGGCCAGCGACGCCGACTGCCAACAGATGGCAATCGCGCCTTGCTGCTACAACCGTATTACCGCCGACAGCTATCAAGCAATGTCCACCCAAGGCCAGGCCTCTGCGCTGAGGCTATCAATCGATGACCTTGGCCTGCCGCTTAGCGAAACAGTCACCGCAGGCGCCCGAGTGCGTCGCCAGCGTGACGTCTCGATGGCTCGCCGCCTGGCGTTCGACGTACTGCAACGCGAGCTTCGCGGCACCGATCAATACCTGCCCACCCCCTCACTGCCTGTCGCCTGGCTGGAAAAACCCTTCGCCGAGTACATCCAAGACCTGGCGGCAATGAAGGACGTAGCCCTCACAGGCGAAAGAAACTGGCAGTCACTGGAAGCTCTCGGCTGGCAACGGCTGGCGGCAGTCCGCAATCTTGAGCTGGTGCGCAACCTATTCCGCCGTCCGCTTGAGCTCTGGCTCGTCCTCGACCGCGCGCTGTACCTCTGCGAGAGAGGCTACAACGTACGCATCGGCACCTTCTGTGACAGCCCGACCACACCGCGCAATGTGATGATCCTCGCTGAGCGGATCTGA
- a CDS encoding ABC transporter permease: MNWDVIIKWLPKLAQGATLTLELVAVAVIAGLLLAIPLGIARASRNPYVRTLPYAYIFFFRGTPLLVQLFLVYYGLAQFDAVRQGPLWPWLRDPFFCAALTMTLHTAAYIAEILRGAIQAVPVGEVEAARALGMSKTKSLIYIVLPRAARIGLPAYSNEVILMLKASALASTVTLLELTGMARTIIARTYLPVEIFFAAGMFYLLMSFVLVQGFKLLEKALRVDQCQGR; encoded by the coding sequence ATGAATTGGGACGTGATCATCAAATGGCTGCCGAAACTGGCGCAGGGCGCGACGCTGACGCTGGAACTGGTCGCGGTTGCGGTCATCGCCGGCCTGCTGCTGGCGATCCCGCTGGGGATTGCTCGCGCTTCACGCAACCCGTACGTGCGTACGCTGCCCTACGCCTACATCTTCTTCTTTCGTGGCACGCCGTTGCTGGTGCAGCTGTTTCTGGTTTATTACGGGCTCGCGCAGTTCGATGCAGTGCGCCAGGGCCCGCTGTGGCCGTGGTTGCGCGACCCGTTTTTTTGCGCCGCGCTGACGATGACGCTGCACACCGCTGCCTACATCGCCGAAATCCTGAGGGGCGCTATTCAGGCCGTACCGGTAGGCGAAGTCGAGGCCGCGCGGGCACTGGGCATGTCCAAAACCAAGTCACTGATTTACATCGTGCTACCCCGCGCCGCGCGCATCGGGCTGCCTGCCTACAGCAACGAAGTGATCCTGATGCTCAAGGCCAGCGCCCTGGCGAGCACCGTGACGCTGCTGGAACTCACCGGCATGGCTCGCACGATCATCGCCCGCACCTATTTGCCGGTCGAAATATTCTTCGCCGCCGGGATGTTCTATCTGCTGATGTCGTTCGTGCTGGTGCAAGGCTTCAAATTGCTGGAAAAAGCGCTGCGCGTTGATCAGTGTCAGGGCCGATAA
- a CDS encoding ABC transporter permease codes for MNFDLYGFGPALVAGVLMTIQLALSALCLGLVLGLLGALAKTSPYRPLKWLGGAYSTLVRGIPELLWVLLIYFGTVNLMRAIGQALGMPDLALSAFAAGVIALGLCFGAYATEVFRGAMLSIPKGHREAGLALGMSRSRIFIKLVMPQMWRIALPGLGNLFLILMKDTALVSVIGLEEVMRHAQIAVTSTKQPFTFYMVAAFMYLGLTVIAMTGMHFLERRAARGFARSAS; via the coding sequence TGTGCTGATGACCATCCAGCTTGCGCTGTCGGCCCTGTGCCTGGGGCTGGTACTCGGCCTGCTCGGAGCCTTGGCCAAAACCTCACCTTATCGCCCACTGAAATGGCTGGGCGGCGCGTACTCGACGCTGGTGCGCGGTATTCCTGAACTGCTTTGGGTGTTGTTGATTTACTTCGGCACGGTCAATTTGATGCGCGCCATCGGCCAGGCACTGGGTATGCCGGACCTTGCGCTCAGCGCATTCGCGGCAGGCGTCATCGCGCTGGGGCTGTGTTTTGGCGCCTACGCCACTGAAGTGTTTCGCGGGGCGATGCTGTCGATTCCCAAGGGCCACCGCGAAGCCGGGTTGGCGCTGGGCATGTCGCGCTCACGCATTTTCATCAAGCTGGTCATGCCGCAGATGTGGCGCATCGCCCTGCCCGGCCTGGGCAACCTGTTCTTGATCCTGATGAAGGACACCGCGCTGGTTTCTGTCATCGGTCTCGAAGAAGTCATGCGCCATGCACAGATCGCGGTGACGTCCACCAAGCAGCCTTTCACCTTCTATATGGTGGCGGCGTTCATGTACCTGGGCCTGACTGTCATCGCCATGACCGGCATGCACTTTCTCGAACGACGCGCAGCCCGTGGCTTTGCAAGGAGCGCCTCATGA